The Terriglobus roseus region GCTGGTGCCTTTGCATGCGAAGGCGGCTTCGTATCCGGGTATTGCAGAGGATTTTCAACACACGTTTGACACGCTGCGGAAGCTGCCTTGCGATGTGTTCCTCGCGGATCACGGCGAGCACTTTGGAATGTTGGCGAAGGTGAACCGCATGGCAAAGGAAGGCGATGCGGTATGGATTGATCCGGCTGGATATCGCGCTGTGATTGATGCGGGTGAGAAGAGTTTTCATCAAGCGCTTGCGGAGCAGCAGAGGGCTGCTGCATCCGCTGCGCGTTAATGCCAACGCTAGTGCGGCGTTTGCGGTGGATGCAGGTGGTTGAGCAGGTCCTTGTCGATTTTGAGAGCGATGCCTGAGTTGCGGTCGGCGACTTCTGTAACGCGATAGTGTGCGGCTACCCCGAGTAGCTGGCCGAGTTCGCTGGGATTGAGCTGATATTTGTTGGCGAGCCAGCCTGCCATGTTGCTGGTGGCGTCTTTGATGGCGTCGTCGAGGTAGCCGGAGTAGCCGAGGGCGATGATCTGCGTTGGTGTTTCGATGCGGGGGAAGCCGGTTCTTTGATTCTGGATGAGGTCGACGGTGACGGTGACATCCATGGATGTTTCGAGCGCGTTGCCGTTGAGTTCACCGTCGCCTTGCAGCGCGTGGCCGTCGCCAAAGTAAAGCAGCGCGCCGGGGTTGATGACGGGCAGATAGACGGTGGCGCCTTCGGCGATTTCATTGAAGTCCATGTTGCCGCCGTAGTAACCGGAGTCGCCGGTGGGGGGCGGAGCATCGCTGGGACCGACGGCTACGGCGACGCAGCCGAGCATGGGATGCAACGGGACATTGAGATCTTTCAACACGGCGCTGCCGGAGTCGGGCGATGCCGTCATGTGTACGCGGTCGAGCTTCCATTTAATGCTGCTGTGGTTGTCGCGTGTACGGATGGCAAGAGATGGTGAGAGCGCGGACTGCACGAGGTCGTCGTTTGAACCGGCGGTGTCGCGTGTGAGACGCAGCTTTTGGATGTGGACGGCGATGGTGTCACCAGGCTGTGCGCCTTCAATGTAGAACGGGCCGGTTTGCGGATTGCCGCCGGCGATGCGCTTGATGTCGTTCTCGTCGTTGCCGCCTGCGTCGACCGTGGTGGTGTGGATGGTGTCGCCGGAGTTGATGTGCAGCACGGGTTTGTTGAGTGCTGAGTATTGGCGGTAGTAGGTGGTGGGTTTGAACTCGTGCGTTTTGGGCGTGGTTTGGGGCAGCGGCTTCACGAGCGTGGCTGTGAAGGGGCAGACGAGGGGCGATGCGATTTCGCCGAAGGTGACTGTGCCGGTGAGGGCGTCGTGGTCCTGATGCGCGTCGACGATGACGTGGTTGCCGTTTTCAGTGCCTTCGACTTTGAGGTGGCCGCCGGTGTTGGTACCGGTGAGGTGGGTGCCGTTGTATGTGCCGGTGACGTGTGCGGCGTCGTGCTGGTCGAGGTCCAGGCGGTAGTAGCGTGTGGCGCCGTAGAAGTCGGCGGTGAGCTGCCAGCGTTCGTTGGTGGCGGATTGTTGTTGAGCAGGCGCCAGCGTGGCGGTGAGCAGGAGTAATGGCAGCAGATGCTTCATGGCAAGAGACGCCTTTCACAGTTGATTGCTACAGGGACATACGCGCTGCGACCCGACGGCGAATGCAAGCATTGTAGGAATCTGATGCCACGCTTGCCGCGTGCTGGCGCGATTCGCCTGATCCTTGTGCATTGCGCGGGGGCGGTCTGGCTTCGTACACTGGCCTGCACACAGGAGAACCACGCGAATCATGTCGTTCATGCGCAATGTTGCACTCGTTACCGCGACCACTTTGGTGGTCAGTACTGCTTTGTTGGCTCAGGCGGCTGCCGCACCTGCTGAGGCACCCAAACCGATTGATGCGGTGTTGGTGAAGGACCCTTCGACGCTGACGCCGAATGAAATTTCAGGCTTGCAGAAGAAGCTGGCGGATTATGCGAACCTGGCTCGCTATGCGAGTGCGAATGCCGCGTTGGGACCGGCGGAACCGAAGCGCGTGGTGTTTTTTGGCGACAGCATTACGGATGCGTGGGGCAATGCGGCGCTGAACAAGCCGACATTCTTTCCGGGCAAGCCGTATCTGGATCGCGGCATTGGTGGGCAGACGACTCCGCAGATGTTGATCCGTTTTCAGCAGGATGTGGTGGCTCTGAAGCCTGCGGCGGTGCTGATCCTGGCCGGAACGAATGACATTGCTGGAAATACAGGTATTGAGTCGCTGGAGCATGTGCAGGACAATTTCCGTTCGATGGCGGCGATTGCGGATGCGAACCACATCAAGCTGATCCTGGCGAGTGTGCTGCCGGTGGACGATTATCCGTGGCGTCGTGGTCTGCAGCCTGCCGAGAAAATCCGCACGATGAACGCATGGATGCAGCAGTTCTGCAAGGATCACGGCTACACGTATCTGGATTACTATTCGGCGCTGACGTCGCCGACGGGCGGCATGAAGCCGGACCTGGCGAAGGATGGGGTGCACCCCACGCCTGCGGGATATGCGATTATGCAGCCGCTGGCACAGGCGGCGATCGACAAGACGATCGGCAAGTAAATCGAACAAGGTGAGGCGGGGGAACCTTCAATGGTTCCCCCGTATGCTTTGCGGCCTGCTATGGTCAGGGGTGATGAAGCGGTCAATTAGTACGCATGTTTTTCTGCAACAACGGCTGCACGCGGGCCTGCTGGATGCAATGGTGGCGGCGGGTGCGCAGTCGATTGAGCTATTTGCGGCTCGGCACCATTTTGATTACACCGATCGCGCGGAAGTGAAGGAACTGGCGAAGTGGTTCCGCAGCCATGATTGCCGCGCGACGTTGCACCAACCCATCTTCGAAACACGGGCTTCCGACTGGAGCCGCCATGTTCCAGCGACCATCAACCTGATTGATGTGGAGAAGTCGCGCCGCATTGATGCGATGGATGAGGTGAAGCGCGCGCTGGAAGCAGCGGAGCAGATCGATATTGACAGCATTGTGCTGCACCTGGGCACGGCGAACGATACGTGGAGCGAGCGATCGCTGGACCTGTCGATGACTGCGGTGGAACACATTAAGGCATTTGCGCATCCGCTGGGTGTGAAGACGCTGGTGGAGACGTTGCACAACGACGTGACCACGCCGGAACACCTGATGGACATGCTGCGCATTGCGCACCTGGATACCGTGAATGTGTGCCTGGATATTGGGCATGTGAATCTTCACGATATGGGCGGCGTGCAGAATGCGTTTGCTGTTTTGGGCAATCGCATCCGCGAAATTCACCTGCATGACAACCACGGTGAGAAGGATGAACACCTGTGGCCGGGCGATGGCACCGTGGACTGGGATGTCGTGCGCAAGGGCATTACAGGGCTGAAGCATGAGCCGGTGGGAACACTGGAGATTGCGTACGAGCCCGAGATTGATGCGAAGGCGATGAGCGCGAAGGCCGCAAAGGCGTTTGCGATGTTGGAAGAGCCTGTCCGAAATTAAAAGTTCCTTGGAAAAGTAAAAGGCCGGATGCCGGCCTTTTACTTTCTTTTTTCATTTTGAGCGCTACCTGCTGCATCAGTGGGTGCTGTTGGTGACAGGTGCTTTCAGCGCTGCGGCGATTGTGTCCGCGAGAGGTGCTGTGGGACGGCCGATCAGACGGCTTAGCGTGTGCGACTCGTCGTCGAGAGCGCCGTTTGCGGCTTTTGCTTCGGCGTCGGCCAGGATTGTTGCGAGAGCGGGCGGCAGGAAGGTGGCGAGGATCTTCTCGTATTCCTGCTCCGGCAGGTCGTGATAGCCAATGGTCTTGCCGGTTTGTTTGCTGACTTCTGCGGCGAACTCAGCGCGGGTGAATGCTATGTCGCCTGCTAATTCATACACTTTATTTTCATGGCCTTCGCCGGTGAGTACGGCTACGGCAGCTGCTGCGTATTCTGCGCGGGTTGCGGCGGCTAGTCGGCCATTTTTTGTTGCTCCGATGAATGCTCCCTGCTGAAGCGCGGGGCCGATGCCGGGGGTGAAGTTTTCTGTGTACCAGCCGTTGCGCAGGAAGGCGAAGGGGATGCCGCTCGCCTGAAGGTACTTCTCCGTGGCCAGATGTTCTTCTGCGAGCAGAAGGCCGCCGGTGTCCGCATGCAGGAGGCTGGTGTAGGCGATGAGGCGAACTCCGGCGCGCTTTGCTGCGTCGACCACAGCTTGATGCTGCGCTATGCGCTGACCGAGTTCATTGCCGGAGATGAGCAGAAGTTCTGTTACGCCAGCAAAGGCCGCGTCGAGCGTTTCCGGGCGCCCGTAGTCGGCTTCGCGGACCTGAACGCCTTTGTCTGCAAATGCTTTCGCTTTGGATGGCGTGCGAACGGCCGCAACGATCTGGTTTGCAGGGACTTTCTGAAGCAGACCCTCTACGACAAGTGTTCCAAGGTGGCCGTTGGCTCCGGTAACAGCAATCATTATGTTTCTCCCTTCCGCCGTGGCGGAGTGTATGAGACAAGCGTATGCCTAGTAGCTTACTTGTAGTAAGTACATACCTATAGGTAAGCTGTATGCATGGCGTGGCCAAAGAGTACCAAGACAATTCGCATCCGGAAGGGTAACCTGTTTTCTTCCGATTGCCCGACACGCATCATCCTTGACGATGTGACGTCGCGCTGGGGATCGCTGGTGCTGGTGTTGCTGCACAAGGATGGCAGCTATCGCTTCAGCGAACTGGCGTACCTGATTGGTGGCGTGAGTGAGAAGATGCTGGCGCAGACGCTGCGCGCGCTGGAACAGGATGGTTTTGTACTGCGCACGGTGCATGCGACGAAGCCGCCGAAGGTAGAGTACAGCCTGACAGAGATGGGCAGCGAAGTGGCGGAACGGATGTTGGCGCTGGCGGCGTACATCGAGAGCAATGTTGGCCGCGTGATGGCGCATCGGGCGAAGATGGCACAGAAGACGGCATAACTGTTTCAGGGCAAAGTAAAAGGCCGGCTTGATGCCGGCCTTTTACCTTTGGGGGCTTGCGGGTCGCTTATGCCTCGGTGGTGCTGCCGGCGAAGGATGCAACGGCGCAGGGGGCGAGGATCATACCGAGGAAGGCGACTGCTACGAGAAGGTCATGCATCGGGGGCGTTTCTCCTGTTTCTTTGGAGAGCGTCTGCCCTCCTGACAGAACCAGAATCGCGCCGATTGGCGGTCGTCACCATTGCCTGAAAGCTTTGATATCAGGATCGTTCAGGGTATGTGCGGATAGCACCCGGGGAATGGGCGAATAACACCTTTGGGGAGGCCGGGGAGCATACACTGGAAAGTGTTATGGCAACGGAAACATCCGCACCCCTTACGTCGATTGCGAACATTGGCCAGCACGAAGGCGCAACAGTAACGCTGCGCGGCTGGCTGTATAACCTGCGTTCCAGCGGCAAGCTGCTCTTTCCCACCTTCCGTGACGGCACGGGTACGATCCAGGGCATTGTGCCCAAGGCGGCTGTGCCCGAGGAAGTGTTCAACACGCTGAAGGAATTGCAGTTAGAGAGCAGCGTGGTGGTTACGGGCAAGGTGCGTGCGGATTCGCGTGCTCCTTCTGGTTATGAGCTGGACGTGGAGAACGTGAAGGTTCAGCAGGCGGTGAGCGCCGATGAGCCGTTCCCGATCACGCTCAAGGAGCATGGGCCGGACTTCCTGATGGAGCGTCGGCATTTGTGGATGCGGACGCCTCGGCAGAGTGCGATTTTGCGCGTGCGCGCCACGATTATGCGTGCGGCGCAGGAGTTTTTTGACACGCAGGACTTTACGCGGACTGATCCGCCCATCCTGACACCTGCCGCGTGCGAAGGCACCAGCGAGCTGTTTGAGATGAAGTACTTCGAGGAGGGCAACGCGTACCTGACGCAGAGCGGCCAGCTTTACATTGAGGCGACGGCGCTGGCGCTGGGCAAGGTGTACAGCTTTGGGCCCACGTTCCGTGCGGAGAAGTCGAAGACGCGTCGTCACCTGACCGAGTTCTGGATGATTGAGCCGGAAGTGGCATATGCCGATCTGGACGATCTGATGAAGCTGGCGGAGGACTTCCTCTCGCACATCGTCATGCGCGTGTTGGAGAAGCATCGCATTGACCTGAAGACGATTACGGGTGGCGATGAGAAGGCCGCGAAGCTGGAGAAGATTCAGGCTCCGTTCCCGAAGATCAGCTACGACGAAGCGCACGCAATGCTGGAGAAGGCGTTTGCCGAGGGCGCGATTGAGAAGCCGCATGAGTATGGCGACGACTTTGGCGCGCCGGACGAAACGTACATCAGCAACCAGTTTGATCGTCCGGTGATGGTGCATCGTTATCCGGCAGTGGTGAAGGCGTTCTATATGCAGCCTGATCCTGCCGATCCGACGAAGGCGCTTTGCGTGGATGTGTTGGCGCCTGAGGGCTATGGCGAGATCATTGGCGGGTCGCAGCGAATTGATAGCTATGACCTGTTGAAGGAACGTATCCTGTCGCACGATCTGCCGCTGGAGGCGTTCGAGTGGTATCTGGATCTGCGTAAGTATGGTTCGGTTCCGCACAGTGGCTTTGGCATGGGTATTGAGCGGTGTGTGGCGTGGGTGTGCGGGTTGGAGCATGTGCGCGAGACGATTCCGTTTGCTCGTACACTGAACCGGATTTATCCGTAAGCATTTTGGGAACTATTCATTTACGAGGCCGCGATGAGGTTTGTCGCGGCCTTTGTGCCTCGCTGTGCAACGTATGGTTCCGCGTCGGAATCCGTCTCACTACTGGTGTGACGCGACTCGGGCGGTCAAGGGTGAAGATGACGGCACTTCGGAATGTGGCGGCGATATCGATCGCGGCTTTAGGAACGGTTGCGTGGGCACAGAGCTCGCCTGTTACGCGTATGGCAGAGAACGAACGCCAGGCGCGCATCGATCTGAGGGAACATTTTTCGTTCTTGTTGCAGGAGCGCTCACCGCGTACGGGTGGCCACCTGTGGACGGAACGTGTTGTGGAAGTGGATGAGGGCAAGGTTGCTCGTCTGCTGAAGGTGGATGGTGTTCCGTTGTCCGCCGAAGCAGCCGCTGCGGAACAAAGGCGTCTTACCGCACTTGCGAATGATCCGGAGGCGTTCCGAAAGTTGAATGCGTCGGCGCAGAGCGATGAAAAGCACCTGATCAGCCTGCTTGGCGCGCTGCCGTCGCAGTTTCTGATGACGCCCGCAGGCAGCGTGAACGGTTGTTCACAGTACAGTTTCAAGCCCAACCCTACCTATCAGCCCGCAAGCATGGAGGAGAAGGTGTTGCATGCGATGGAGGGCACCGTCTCCATCAAGGAGCCTGAGGATCGGCTGTGTGATCTGCAGAGCCGTATCGTAACCCCGGTTTCATTCGGTTTCGGTCTGTTGGGCAAGGTGAACCAGGGTGGCAACTTTCAACTGGAAAGGCGCCAGGTGTCGCCTGACACGTGGAAGAGTGTTCGCATGGTCGTCCATATGGATGGAAAGATTTTGATGATGAAGACTCTTACGCGCGATCAGGACGCAATTCGTAGCGAGATCAAGCTGGTGCCGCAACACATTTCGTTGCAGCAGGCCGTGGATCTGACTCGCTGACGCATCGCAGGTATCTACGAAGATGCATGATTGTCCTCCACAGGCGGTGGGACCGTACCATCAACATGGGTAGGTGCGAGGGAACTGATGGCGAAGAAGCTGCGTGTGGGTATTTTGTTTGGTGGGAAGTCGGGCGAGCATGAGGTTTCGTTGCGCTCCGGGGCTTCCATTCTGAATGCCATTGATCGCAGCAAGTATGAAGTGGTTCCCATTGGCATTGCCAAGACCGGGCAGTGGTTGGGCGCTGGCGATTCGAAGGCGCTGTTGGATGGCGTCACGGTGCCTGCGCTGGCGGGGAAGAAGTCCGCTGCTTCGAAGAAAAAAGTGGAGAGCACTGGGCTTACGTTGCAGGCCTCTGCTGCGGACTCGACGGCTGCTTTGGATGTTGTGTTTCCTGTGTTGCATGGCACGTTTGGTGAGGACGGCACAATCCAGGGCATGCTTGAGCTGGCCGATGTGGCGTATGTGGGTTCGGGTGTGTTGGGTTCATCGGTGGGCATGGACAAGGACGCCATGAAGAAGATGTTTGCCGCGGCGGGACTGCCCATTGTGAAGCACGTGACGCTGCTGCGGAGTGAGTGGAAGGCGAGTCCGCGCAAGTGCGCGAAGCTGATTGAAGAGAAGTTGAAGTATCCCGTGTTTGTGAAGCCGGCGAATCTTGGTTCGTCTGTTGGCATCAGCAAGGTGCGCGAGCGCAAAGAGCTTGCGAAGGCGATGGATGAGGCTGCGCAGTTTGATCGCAAGATTGTGATTGAAGAGGGCGTGAGCGGCAACGGCAAGCTGAGAGGCAAGGGTAAGGCGCGCGAGCTTGAGATTGCAGTGCTGGGCAATGATGATCCCATTGCCAGTGTCGTTGGTGAGATTGTGCCGGATCGTGAGTTTTACGACTATGAGTCGAAGTATGACTCGACCAGCACGAGCGAGCCGGTGATTCCAGCGAAGATCACGAAGGCGCAGGCGAAGCAGTTGCGGCAGATGGCGATTGATGCGTTCAAGTCGTGCGATTGCAGTGGGCTGGCGCGTGTGGATTTCCTGTTGGAAGAGGCCGATCCCGCCAGCAAGAAAGAGCCGAAGATCTATCTCAACGAAGTGAATACGATGCCGGGGTTCACGTCGATCAGCATGTATCCGAAGCTGTGGGAGGCTACGGGCATTTCCTACGTTGAGTTGATTGATCGGCTGATTGCGCTGGGTGTGGAGCGGCACGACGAGCGCAAGGCCACGAGCTTTACCAAGTGAGCGCCATGTTGAAAGTGATTCCCGCAGATGATTCGAAGATGACCGTGCCTGAGCCGGGACTGCGTCGGCAGGTGATGGCGACGACTGAGCCGATGATGCTGGTGCGGCATCGCATGGAGCCCGGTTGGGTGGGGGCTGCGCATTCCCATCCGCATGAGCAGTTGATCTACATCCTCAGTGGTGAGATTGCTCTTGTTGTTGATGGCGAGACGTATCTGCTGCATGCGGGCGATAGCGTGATGGTGCCCGGTGGTGTGGTGCACCAGGCTTCGGCTGCTGTGGAGAGCGAAGTCCTGGATGTGTTCACGCCTGCGCGGGAAGACTATCGCTTGTAAGCGAAAGAAAGGGCCTCGCCCCCGGACCGAGGCGAAGCCCTAAGAATTAAGGAACAAAACTAACGATTTGCTTTTCCGAAGGTATCCGCGGCTGCGTTGGCTTGTGCGGCGGTCATCGTATGTGGCGATAGCAACACGCGATAACGGAAGGTTGTTGTTTGGCCCTTCTCCACGGTGTAGTTCATGGGCGCGGCTTTGGTGTCGAAGATGTGCGCGCCTAGTGGATTCGCGGCAAACAGGCCGTAGCCCCGAGCGTGCCAGTAGGTGGGATAGCCCGGATTGCCTGGGTGATCCAGAATGGCGATTGCAGCCTGGTGGCCTTCCGGGTCGTGTCCGTTGAGCACACACCAGCGGCCACGTGTGCTCCACACGTCGTCGCCCTGCTTGCCTTCGCTGGTCAGGTAGACGCCGGTGGCACCCGCGCCTGTGGCGCCTTCCACCTTTGTCTCTTTACCGGAGGCATCCACAAACACGCCGCCCTTTTCGTTGGGCGACTCAAGCCAGCGTGCCACGCGGATTCCGAGCACGCCTTCCTTGTCGTCAGTGAATACGACCTTTTCGAGCGCCGTCAGCTTCGTCGTGCGATCGATCGTGCGCACATCGCCGTTCTGGCGGAAAACAAACGTTGTGGTTTCGCGCAGCAGGGCCTGACCATTTGCAGCAATCCATGTGGATTCTGTTGTGAGGTCACCTGAGTCCCTGCCGGAGTGCGAGGAGACAATCTTCTCCTGCCGGATGGAGCCCATGTGCGGCACACGATCGCCGGTGATGGCGTCAGAGTTGTTCCAGAAGTCGAAGCCGTTTACGTTGCCGTAGTTGAACCACAGGCCCGCGTGGTGCGGATGATCCTGCCGTTCACCGGCACGTGGCTCCAACGGGAAGCCGCGCGTGACGGTGATGCCGTCGCTCAACACCAGCGGATACAGCACCGGCTTCTTCAGCGATGTAGGCCAGATGTACGACGTGAACGGTTTGCCATCGACGGTGACGTCCACGCGGCGCTGAGCCTCGTGAACGTCTACCTTTACCTCTGCTGCTGCAACGCCGGACGAGAACATAGTGGAGAGCATAGCCAACGCGACGAGCTTATACATAGGGCTGACCACCTGCCAGCACCTGCTGCTTCGCGTCGTCAAACGTGACCTTCTTGCCGGTGCGGATGGATGCAACGCACATGCAGAGAGCGATGGAGTGCGAATAACCTGCTTCAATGCTGGCGTTCGGCGTCTTGCGGCTACGGACGCATTCCATCCAGTTCAGCATGTTCGCCACTGTCATGGGATCGCTGCCGGTGTTTGCTTCGTTGGAAACCTTCTCTACGTCGCCGAGCGAGAAGTCTTCCAGCAGATTCGGCTTCATGTTCATGGCGTGTGCTGCGCCCGCCTTCAGGCCGCCTTCTGATGTGACCTTCTGCGTGTCCATGTTGAGGGATCCGCCGTTGGAGTAGTAGATCTCCTTCACGTCGCCAGCGGAGTTTGTCTGCCGTGATGTGAACAGCACCTGGAAGCCCTTCGACAAGTCGTCGAGTGGACCGTAATCGAATACGGCGGTCAGTGTGTCCCAGTTGGTGCGGCCGTCATGCCACTGATAGATGCCGCCGTTGGCCACCACGGAACGTGGATGCGGATAGCCCGTGAACCAGTGCACCGTATCGATCTGGTGTACCAGCCACTGATCGGGAATGCCGGAT contains the following coding sequences:
- a CDS encoding acetamidase/formamidase family protein translates to MKHLLPLLLLTATLAPAQQQSATNERWQLTADFYGATRYYRLDLDQHDAAHVTGTYNGTHLTGTNTGGHLKVEGTENGNHVIVDAHQDHDALTGTVTFGEIASPLVCPFTATLVKPLPQTTPKTHEFKPTTYYRQYSALNKPVLHINSGDTIHTTTVDAGGNDENDIKRIAGGNPQTGPFYIEGAQPGDTIAVHIQKLRLTRDTAGSNDDLVQSALSPSLAIRTRDNHSSIKWKLDRVHMTASPDSGSAVLKDLNVPLHPMLGCVAVAVGPSDAPPPTGDSGYYGGNMDFNEIAEGATVYLPVINPGALLYFGDGHALQGDGELNGNALETSMDVTVTVDLIQNQRTGFPRIETPTQIIALGYSGYLDDAIKDATSNMAGWLANKYQLNPSELGQLLGVAAHYRVTEVADRNSGIALKIDKDLLNHLHPPQTPH
- a CDS encoding SGNH/GDSL hydrolase family protein codes for the protein MSFMRNVALVTATTLVVSTALLAQAAAAPAEAPKPIDAVLVKDPSTLTPNEISGLQKKLADYANLARYASANAALGPAEPKRVVFFGDSITDAWGNAALNKPTFFPGKPYLDRGIGGQTTPQMLIRFQQDVVALKPAAVLILAGTNDIAGNTGIESLEHVQDNFRSMAAIADANHIKLILASVLPVDDYPWRRGLQPAEKIRTMNAWMQQFCKDHGYTYLDYYSALTSPTGGMKPDLAKDGVHPTPAGYAIMQPLAQAAIDKTIGK
- a CDS encoding sugar phosphate isomerase/epimerase family protein, producing the protein MKRSISTHVFLQQRLHAGLLDAMVAAGAQSIELFAARHHFDYTDRAEVKELAKWFRSHDCRATLHQPIFETRASDWSRHVPATINLIDVEKSRRIDAMDEVKRALEAAEQIDIDSIVLHLGTANDTWSERSLDLSMTAVEHIKAFAHPLGVKTLVETLHNDVTTPEHLMDMLRIAHLDTVNVCLDIGHVNLHDMGGVQNAFAVLGNRIREIHLHDNHGEKDEHLWPGDGTVDWDVVRKGITGLKHEPVGTLEIAYEPEIDAKAMSAKAAKAFAMLEEPVRN
- a CDS encoding SDR family oxidoreductase, encoding MIAVTGANGHLGTLVVEGLLQKVPANQIVAAVRTPSKAKAFADKGVQVREADYGRPETLDAAFAGVTELLLISGNELGQRIAQHQAVVDAAKRAGVRLIAYTSLLHADTGGLLLAEEHLATEKYLQASGIPFAFLRNGWYTENFTPGIGPALQQGAFIGATKNGRLAAATRAEYAAAAVAVLTGEGHENKVYELAGDIAFTRAEFAAEVSKQTGKTIGYHDLPEQEYEKILATFLPPALATILADAEAKAANGALDDESHTLSRLIGRPTAPLADTIAAALKAPVTNSTH
- a CDS encoding winged helix-turn-helix transcriptional regulator, whose protein sequence is MAWPKSTKTIRIRKGNLFSSDCPTRIILDDVTSRWGSLVLVLLHKDGSYRFSELAYLIGGVSEKMLAQTLRALEQDGFVLRTVHATKPPKVEYSLTEMGSEVAERMLALAAYIESNVGRVMAHRAKMAQKTA
- the asnS gene encoding asparagine--tRNA ligase, with product MATETSAPLTSIANIGQHEGATVTLRGWLYNLRSSGKLLFPTFRDGTGTIQGIVPKAAVPEEVFNTLKELQLESSVVVTGKVRADSRAPSGYELDVENVKVQQAVSADEPFPITLKEHGPDFLMERRHLWMRTPRQSAILRVRATIMRAAQEFFDTQDFTRTDPPILTPAACEGTSELFEMKYFEEGNAYLTQSGQLYIEATALALGKVYSFGPTFRAEKSKTRRHLTEFWMIEPEVAYADLDDLMKLAEDFLSHIVMRVLEKHRIDLKTITGGDEKAAKLEKIQAPFPKISYDEAHAMLEKAFAEGAIEKPHEYGDDFGAPDETYISNQFDRPVMVHRYPAVVKAFYMQPDPADPTKALCVDVLAPEGYGEIIGGSQRIDSYDLLKERILSHDLPLEAFEWYLDLRKYGSVPHSGFGMGIERCVAWVCGLEHVRETIPFARTLNRIYP
- a CDS encoding D-alanine--D-alanine ligase family protein; translation: MAKKLRVGILFGGKSGEHEVSLRSGASILNAIDRSKYEVVPIGIAKTGQWLGAGDSKALLDGVTVPALAGKKSAASKKKVESTGLTLQASAADSTAALDVVFPVLHGTFGEDGTIQGMLELADVAYVGSGVLGSSVGMDKDAMKKMFAAAGLPIVKHVTLLRSEWKASPRKCAKLIEEKLKYPVFVKPANLGSSVGISKVRERKELAKAMDEAAQFDRKIVIEEGVSGNGKLRGKGKARELEIAVLGNDDPIASVVGEIVPDREFYDYESKYDSTSTSEPVIPAKITKAQAKQLRQMAIDAFKSCDCSGLARVDFLLEEADPASKKEPKIYLNEVNTMPGFTSISMYPKLWEATGISYVELIDRLIALGVERHDERKATSFTK
- a CDS encoding cupin domain-containing protein; its protein translation is MLKVIPADDSKMTVPEPGLRRQVMATTEPMMLVRHRMEPGWVGAAHSHPHEQLIYILSGEIALVVDGETYLLHAGDSVMVPGGVVHQASAAVESEVLDVFTPAREDYRL
- a CDS encoding PmoA family protein, which gives rise to MYKLVALAMLSTMFSSGVAAAEVKVDVHEAQRRVDVTVDGKPFTSYIWPTSLKKPVLYPLVLSDGITVTRGFPLEPRAGERQDHPHHAGLWFNYGNVNGFDFWNNSDAITGDRVPHMGSIRQEKIVSSHSGRDSGDLTTESTWIAANGQALLRETTTFVFRQNGDVRTIDRTTKLTALEKVVFTDDKEGVLGIRVARWLESPNEKGGVFVDASGKETKVEGATGAGATGVYLTSEGKQGDDVWSTRGRWCVLNGHDPEGHQAAIAILDHPGNPGYPTYWHARGYGLFAANPLGAHIFDTKAAPMNYTVEKGQTTTFRYRVLLSPHTMTAAQANAAADTFGKANR